From Pararhodobacter zhoushanensis, the proteins below share one genomic window:
- a CDS encoding flagellar hook capping FlgD N-terminal domain-containing protein, giving the protein MEITSNAGTYSANSRQQTPTQTDYQTFLNMLTVQIQNQDPLNPMDPSDFAVQLATFSSVEQQTYTNQLLSSMLGQTGLADLGGWVGMEARIYGGAHFDGTPIALTPDPALGADEVNLIVRDSTGAIVDTRSLDPETQSYSWDGLDRDGAALPEGTYSFELESKLEGDTLDSQPVAAYMPVLEARFEGGMTLLVLPGGLYVDSTQVTGLRRPLA; this is encoded by the coding sequence ATGGAAATCACCTCGAACGCTGGCACCTACAGCGCCAATTCCCGACAGCAGACCCCGACGCAGACGGATTATCAGACGTTTCTGAACATGCTGACCGTGCAGATCCAGAATCAGGACCCGCTCAACCCGATGGACCCGTCGGATTTCGCCGTGCAGCTGGCGACGTTTTCGTCGGTCGAGCAACAGACCTATACCAATCAGCTGCTCAGCTCGATGCTGGGCCAGACCGGGCTTGCCGATCTGGGCGGCTGGGTGGGGATGGAAGCGCGGATTTACGGCGGGGCGCATTTCGACGGCACGCCGATCGCCCTGACGCCCGACCCGGCGCTGGGGGCGGATGAGGTCAATCTCATCGTGCGCGACAGCACCGGTGCTATCGTCGACACCCGCAGCCTGGACCCCGAAACGCAGAGCTACAGCTGGGACGGGCTGGACCGCGACGGGGCCGCGCTGCCCGAGGGCACCTATTCGTTCGAGCTGGAGTCAAAGCTGGAGGGCGACACGCTCGATTCGCAACCCGTCGCGGCCTATATGCCGGTGCTTGAAGCGCGGTTTGAGGGTGGCATGACGCTGCTGGTGCTGCCGGGCGGGCTGTATGTGGACAGCACTCAGGTCACCGGGTTGCGCCGCCCCCTGGCGTGA